A DNA window from Chryseobacterium sp. MEBOG06 contains the following coding sequences:
- the pheT gene encoding phenylalanine--tRNA ligase subunit beta: MKISNNWLKDFVKTELKTERIGEFLTDIGLEVEGIDKFESVRGSLEGIVVGKVLTCEKHPNADKLKKTTVDIGNGKVLNIVCGAPNVEAGQTVPVAVVGTKIYDKTGNFFEIKEAKIRSEVSQGMICAEDELGLSEDHGGIMVLDESKYEVGKNFADYFELTNDEVFEIGLTPNRTDAMSHYGVARDLHAYLSTNQLKSQFNKVASEVLNNEGSHDFKLEIEDAELCPRYIGAVIENVKIAESPSWLKDRLKAIGLSPINNVVDITNYILHGYGQPLHAFDADKIADKKVKVGTVNPGTKFTTLDGVERTLNGSEIMIKDGKNNPMCIAGVFGGENSGVSETTKTVFLESAYFNPIAVRKGAKAHALNTDASFRFERGVDPNLTRTAITHAIKMIQEIAEGKLIGELLEEYPKKIEDNYVIIRFSKIEQILGTKIHREKVKEILKALEIQVLNEIPNGFEISVPAYRADVTREIDVIEEILRIYGYNKIDAPQKFSFTPVKLSANDQDELENSWARALQGLGFNEVMNNSLTSVKDETDAVKLLNPLSGDLAFMRKSLLEGLLQNTVYNINRKNQDIKFFEFGKIYHKKDKYEERKQLAVLVSGRDVAENWLQPKSAVSFYNLKAYVKVLLERLAVDYKEVALSDERFSDALVYEADGKALVRIGKVASSLLKDFDIDQDCFYAEIELEYAQELRSKNELKFRDIPKFNKIRRDLALLIDKNINYQELYQTAKKNKSPFIKSINLFDVYEGKNLPEGKKSYAMSFELLNEEKTLEEKEITEVMDSLIKSFQKEFNAELRS; this comes from the coding sequence TGAAGGGATAGATAAATTTGAAAGTGTAAGAGGCAGTCTGGAAGGAATTGTTGTAGGTAAGGTTTTAACTTGCGAAAAACATCCTAATGCTGATAAACTGAAGAAGACAACAGTAGACATAGGAAACGGAAAAGTGTTAAACATTGTTTGCGGAGCTCCTAATGTAGAAGCGGGGCAGACGGTTCCTGTAGCCGTTGTCGGAACCAAAATCTATGACAAAACAGGAAACTTTTTTGAAATTAAAGAAGCAAAAATCAGAAGTGAGGTCTCTCAGGGAATGATTTGCGCTGAAGATGAACTTGGCCTTAGCGAAGATCATGGAGGAATCATGGTTTTAGATGAAAGCAAATATGAAGTAGGGAAGAACTTTGCAGATTATTTTGAACTTACCAATGATGAGGTTTTTGAAATTGGATTAACACCCAACAGAACAGACGCAATGTCTCACTATGGGGTTGCCAGAGACTTGCATGCCTATCTTTCTACCAATCAACTGAAGTCTCAGTTTAATAAAGTAGCATCTGAAGTTTTAAATAACGAAGGTTCTCACGATTTTAAACTGGAAATTGAAGATGCAGAATTGTGCCCAAGATACATTGGTGCTGTCATTGAGAATGTAAAAATTGCAGAATCTCCAAGCTGGCTGAAAGACAGATTGAAAGCAATCGGACTAAGCCCTATCAATAATGTTGTAGATATTACCAACTATATCCTTCACGGATATGGACAGCCTCTTCATGCATTTGATGCAGATAAAATTGCAGATAAAAAAGTAAAAGTCGGAACAGTAAACCCTGGAACGAAATTTACAACCCTGGATGGTGTGGAAAGAACTCTGAACGGTTCTGAAATCATGATCAAAGATGGTAAAAATAATCCAATGTGTATTGCAGGAGTTTTTGGAGGTGAAAACTCAGGAGTATCTGAAACTACAAAAACAGTATTTCTGGAAAGCGCATATTTTAACCCTATTGCAGTAAGAAAAGGAGCAAAAGCCCACGCTCTGAATACAGACGCATCTTTCAGATTTGAAAGAGGAGTTGACCCGAATCTTACAAGAACAGCGATCACTCATGCTATCAAAATGATTCAGGAAATTGCTGAAGGGAAACTGATAGGAGAGTTGCTGGAAGAATATCCTAAGAAAATTGAAGATAACTATGTGATTATCAGATTTTCAAAAATCGAGCAGATTTTAGGAACAAAGATCCACAGAGAAAAAGTAAAAGAAATCTTAAAAGCACTGGAAATTCAGGTTTTAAATGAAATTCCTAATGGTTTTGAAATCTCTGTTCCTGCTTACAGAGCAGATGTAACAAGAGAAATTGATGTCATTGAAGAGATTTTAAGAATCTATGGCTATAACAAAATAGATGCTCCTCAAAAATTCTCATTTACACCGGTTAAACTGAGCGCAAACGATCAGGATGAACTGGAAAACAGCTGGGCAAGAGCTTTACAAGGTCTTGGTTTCAACGAAGTAATGAACAATTCATTAACTTCTGTAAAAGATGAAACAGATGCTGTAAAACTGTTAAACCCTTTGAGCGGAGATTTGGCATTCATGAGAAAGTCTTTATTAGAAGGACTTCTTCAGAATACGGTATATAATATCAATAGAAAAAATCAGGATATCAAGTTCTTTGAATTCGGGAAAATTTATCATAAAAAAGATAAATATGAAGAAAGAAAGCAGCTTGCTGTTTTGGTATCAGGAAGAGATGTTGCTGAAAACTGGCTTCAGCCAAAATCTGCTGTAAGTTTCTACAACCTTAAAGCTTATGTAAAAGTTTTATTGGAAAGACTTGCTGTAGATTATAAAGAAGTGGCTTTATCTGATGAGAGATTTTCAGATGCTTTGGTATACGAAGCAGATGGAAAAGCTTTAGTAAGAATCGGAAAAGTAGCTTCTTCACTATTGAAAGACTTTGATATTGATCAGGACTGTTTCTATGCTGAGATAGAACTGGAATATGCTCAGGAACTCCGTTCTAAAAATGAATTGAAATTCAGAGATATCCCGAAATTCAATAAAATCAGAAGAGATTTAGCTTTATTGATTGACAAAAATATCAATTATCAGGAATTGTATCAGACTGCGAAAAAGAACAAATCCCCATTCATTAAGAGCATCAATTTATTCGATGTATATGAAGGTAAGAATCTTCCTGAAGGCAAAAAGTCTTATGCAATGAGTTTTGAGCTGTTAAACGAAGAAAAGACGTTAGAAGAAAAAGAGATTACCGAAGTAATGGATTCCCTTATCAAGTCTTTCCAGAAAGAATTCAATGCCGAATTGAGATCTTAA
- a CDS encoding META domain-containing protein gives MKNLFLSICTAAVLASCGTMSSPSASKVGKAQPALVNTKWTLADNVKGKIPTLNIEGEKITGNAGCNNYFGTASIDPSTGGFSAGQMGSTKMMCNNIGVEQNFMDMMGKANKYVITGNTLELYKDNLLLLKFNKSE, from the coding sequence ATGAAAAATCTTTTTTTAAGTATATGTACAGCAGCAGTATTGGCTTCATGTGGAACTATGAGCAGCCCGTCTGCATCTAAGGTAGGAAAAGCACAGCCAGCTCTTGTAAATACAAAATGGACATTGGCTGACAATGTAAAAGGGAAAATTCCAACATTAAATATTGAAGGGGAAAAGATCACAGGAAATGCAGGATGCAATAACTATTTTGGAACAGCATCAATAGATCCTTCCACAGGAGGTTTTTCTGCAGGTCAGATGGGGTCTACAAAAATGATGTGTAATAACATCGGAGTAGAGCAGAATTTTATGGATATGATGGGAAAAGCAAACAAATATGTGATTACCGGAAATACCTTAGAGTTATATAAAGACAATCTTTTATTATTGAAATTCAATAAATCAGAATAA
- the bla-A gene encoding CGA/CIA family class A beta-lactamase, whose translation MKKTALLFLLISAFSFAQTSLLEQKINSILKNKKATVGVSVLGFENGFKYDQNADKKLPMQSVFKFHIAVAVLNAVDQGKLSLDQKIKLDESNLLENTWSPLHDQYAGKNVEIPLSEVIEYTVALSDNNGCDILLKLLGGTQTVQKFMDSKGIKGFKIKYNEEAMHKAWNAQYENYSTTKSAVDVLKKFYDGKLLSRKSTDYLMKVMWSTSTGLNKMVEQLPKNTPVARKTGSSGKNKEGITGAENEIAIVTLPNGKHYAIAVFVSNSSESETVNCKIISDISRTVWEYFNK comes from the coding sequence ATGAAAAAAACAGCACTTCTTTTTCTTCTGATCTCTGCATTCTCATTTGCTCAGACTTCGCTTTTGGAACAGAAAATAAATTCAATTCTTAAAAACAAAAAAGCAACAGTAGGCGTTTCTGTCCTGGGTTTTGAAAATGGTTTTAAATATGATCAAAATGCAGATAAAAAACTCCCGATGCAAAGTGTATTTAAATTTCACATTGCCGTTGCAGTTTTGAATGCTGTAGATCAGGGAAAACTATCTCTGGATCAGAAAATCAAATTGGATGAATCAAACTTGCTTGAGAACACATGGTCGCCACTTCATGATCAATATGCAGGAAAAAATGTTGAAATCCCATTAAGTGAGGTGATTGAATATACTGTTGCCCTAAGTGATAATAATGGTTGTGATATTCTTCTCAAGCTATTGGGTGGAACGCAGACTGTGCAGAAGTTTATGGATTCCAAGGGGATAAAAGGTTTTAAGATCAAATATAATGAAGAGGCTATGCATAAAGCCTGGAATGCTCAGTATGAAAACTATAGTACTACAAAATCAGCGGTTGATGTTCTTAAAAAATTCTATGACGGAAAATTATTATCTAGGAAATCTACAGATTATCTGATGAAAGTAATGTGGTCTACGTCAACGGGATTGAATAAAATGGTAGAACAACTTCCCAAAAACACTCCGGTGGCAAGAAAAACAGGATCTTCAGGCAAAAATAAGGAAGGTATAACCGGTGCAGAAAATGAAATTGCAATTGTTACTTTACCCAATGGAAAACATTACGCAATTGCTGTATTTGTAAGTAATTCTTCAGAATCTGAAACTGTAAACTGCAAAATAATTTCTGATATCTCCAGGACGGTATGGGAATATTTTAATAAGTAA
- a CDS encoding cellulase family glycosylhydrolase: protein MKRTILLSALLLSQFGTSQLLKTSGQKIVNDKGENIQLRGLGLGGWMLQEGYMLKTADFAGPQYKIKEKITDLIGEEGMNEFYKAYLKNGITKQDIDFLAKAGFNSIRLPMHYNLYTLPIEKEPVKGKDTWLDEGFKMTDDLLQWCADNKIYLILDLHAAPGGQGNDANISDNDKSKPSLWDSEENQRKTIALWKKLAERYKNSPWIGGYDLINEPNINFTGKNPNGTDEMSNAPLWKLQKDITAAIREVDKKHIIFIEGNAWGNNYNGLPAIWDHNMAFSFHKYWNYNDDSTLKSVLDLREKHNIPIWLGETGENSNVWFTELIQLLDKHNIGYAFWPMKKIDNIAGIANVKITPEYEKLLDYWKNGGEKPSKEYARKALMKIADHYKLNNTEIKTDVIDAMFRQVTDASTKPFRNHQVPGRVFASEYDLGRIGAAYEDKDFINLWVSDPAKRSEWNSGQQMRNDGVDLYKCNDKVTNHYYVGKTESGEWLQYTVNSKAAQNYTFDIRYAADKDSKIRIEKPSGESLASVLLPSGGGKENWKTFSVKNIPLQKGENKIRIFFENDGVNLNYFEVK from the coding sequence ATGAAAAGAACAATCCTATTATCCGCTTTATTATTGTCTCAATTTGGGACATCACAATTATTAAAAACCTCCGGACAAAAAATCGTTAACGATAAAGGTGAAAATATTCAGTTGAGAGGCCTTGGTCTTGGCGGCTGGATGCTTCAGGAGGGCTATATGCTAAAAACAGCTGATTTTGCAGGACCTCAGTATAAAATCAAGGAAAAAATAACTGACCTGATTGGAGAAGAGGGAATGAATGAATTCTATAAAGCCTATCTGAAAAACGGAATTACAAAACAGGACATCGATTTTCTTGCAAAAGCGGGCTTCAATTCTATCAGGCTTCCGATGCATTATAATCTGTACACTCTTCCTATTGAAAAAGAACCTGTAAAAGGTAAAGACACATGGCTGGACGAGGGGTTTAAAATGACTGATGACCTGCTTCAATGGTGTGCAGATAATAAAATCTATCTGATACTGGATCTGCATGCAGCTCCGGGCGGTCAGGGAAACGATGCTAACATTTCGGACAATGATAAATCCAAACCATCACTTTGGGATAGTGAAGAGAACCAGAGAAAAACGATAGCACTCTGGAAAAAACTGGCAGAACGTTACAAAAACAGTCCGTGGATTGGAGGTTATGACCTGATCAACGAACCTAATATTAACTTCACAGGGAAGAATCCAAACGGAACTGATGAAATGTCCAATGCTCCTCTCTGGAAGCTTCAGAAAGATATTACAGCGGCCATTCGGGAAGTGGATAAGAAACACATTATTTTCATAGAAGGAAATGCCTGGGGAAATAATTATAACGGTTTACCGGCTATCTGGGATCATAATATGGCATTCAGTTTTCATAAATACTGGAATTATAATGACGATTCTACCCTGAAGTCTGTACTGGATCTAAGAGAAAAACACAATATACCGATTTGGCTTGGAGAAACCGGTGAAAATTCCAATGTCTGGTTCACTGAGCTGATCCAGCTATTGGATAAGCATAATATCGGCTATGCATTCTGGCCGATGAAAAAGATAGATAACATCGCAGGGATTGCGAATGTAAAAATAACCCCAGAATATGAGAAGCTGCTGGATTACTGGAAAAATGGCGGTGAGAAACCTTCGAAGGAATATGCAAGGAAGGCTTTGATGAAGATTGCAGACCATTATAAGCTTAATAACACGGAAATTAAAACCGATGTTATTGATGCCATGTTCAGACAGGTTACAGATGCCTCTACAAAGCCATTCAGAAATCATCAGGTTCCCGGAAGAGTATTTGCTTCGGAATATGACCTGGGAAGAATAGGTGCTGCCTATGAGGATAAAGACTTCATCAATCTCTGGGTAAGTGACCCGGCTAAAAGGTCAGAATGGAACTCCGGCCAGCAGATGAGAAATGATGGTGTAGACCTTTATAAATGTAATGACAAGGTAACTAATCATTATTATGTAGGCAAGACAGAATCCGGAGAATGGCTTCAATATACTGTCAACTCCAAAGCAGCCCAAAATTATACATTTGATATCAGATATGCTGCTGATAAGGATTCAAAAATAAGAATTGAAAAACCTTCAGGAGAATCATTAGCCTCTGTATTGCTGCCTTCCGGCGGAGGAAAAGAAAACTGGAAAACGTTTTCTGTAAAAAATATTCCTCTTCAGAAAGGAGAAAATAAAATCAGGATATTCTTTGAAAATGACGGGGTCAACCTGAATTATTTTGAAGTAAAGTAA
- a CDS encoding 3-hydroxybutyryl-CoA dehydrogenase, with amino-acid sequence MKNIVVIGAGTMGNGIAHTFAQSGFKVNLVDVSQDALDKGLKTITTNLDRIIAKGNLTEEQKAETLGNITTFTALTDAVGSADLVVEAATENLDLKLKIFGQMDELAPADCILATNTSSISITKIAAATKRADKVIGMHFMNPVPIMKLVEIIKGYSTSKETFASIYEMSKTLGKVPVEVNDYPGFVANRILMPMINESIETLYNGVAGVEEIDTVMKLGMAHPMGPLQLADFIGLDVCLAILNVMYDGFKNPKYAPNPLLVNMVMAGKLGVKSGEGFYDYSESKKAEKVSKMFLK; translated from the coding sequence ATCAAAAACATTGTAGTTATCGGAGCGGGAACTATGGGGAACGGTATTGCCCATACTTTCGCACAAAGCGGTTTTAAAGTAAATCTTGTAGATGTATCTCAGGACGCTTTAGATAAGGGTTTAAAAACCATCACTACCAATCTTGACAGAATCATTGCGAAAGGAAATCTTACGGAGGAGCAGAAAGCTGAAACTTTAGGAAACATCACTACTTTTACAGCACTTACTGATGCTGTAGGGTCTGCTGATCTTGTTGTAGAGGCGGCTACTGAAAATCTTGATCTTAAATTAAAGATCTTCGGGCAAATGGATGAACTGGCACCTGCAGATTGTATTCTTGCTACCAATACCTCTTCTATTTCTATCACTAAAATCGCTGCTGCAACAAAAAGAGCAGATAAAGTAATCGGAATGCACTTTATGAACCCTGTTCCTATCATGAAGCTTGTTGAAATCATCAAAGGATATTCTACTTCTAAAGAAACTTTTGCTTCGATCTATGAAATGAGCAAAACATTAGGTAAAGTTCCGGTAGAGGTTAATGATTATCCTGGTTTTGTGGCCAACAGAATCTTAATGCCAATGATCAATGAGTCTATTGAAACACTTTATAACGGAGTAGCGGGTGTAGAGGAAATTGATACGGTAATGAAATTAGGTATGGCTCATCCGATGGGACCGCTTCAGTTAGCAGATTTTATTGGCCTTGATGTATGTCTTGCCATCCTGAATGTAATGTATGACGGTTTCAAAAATCCTAAATATGCTCCGAATCCATTACTTGTAAATATGGTAATGGCTGGAAAACTGGGTGTTAAATCTGGTGAAGGCTTCTATGATTATTCAGAAAGCAAAAAAGCTGAAAAAGTTTCAAAAATGTTTTTGAAGTAA